The genome window AAGCCTTTTTCTTTTTGTAAGTTTTTATTCACTCCAAACTGATATATCATCTTCTGTACCGGCTTCACCATCTGGACCAGCTGATTTTAACTCAAATGGATGTTTATCTGAAGGATATATATATATTAAATCATTACCCCATGCATCTTTTGGTATTTGTTCTAAATACTGTCTCCATTTTTTCGGGACAGGTGGTGTTTCCGGTTTTTGCACCAAAGCTTTTAGTCCCTGTTCAGTAGTAGGATATGTTCCGTTATCTATTTTATACATTTCAAGTGCCCTTTTTACTTCTTTTAGCTGTATTTTTGTAGTATCTATCTTTGCTTCATCTACTCTACCGGTAAGCTTAGGAACCAAAAGTGCAGCTAAAATAGATAAAATAACAATAACAACCAGTAGTTCAAGAAGAGTAAATCCTCTCTCTTTTCTCATAAATTTCTCCACTCCTAAAATAATTAATTAAGCGATATTATAGCAC of Venenivibrio stagnispumantis contains these proteins:
- the gspG gene encoding type II secretion system major pseudopilin GspG, whose amino-acid sequence is MRKERGFTLLELLVVIVILSILAALLVPKLTGRVDEAKIDTTKIQLKEVKRALEMYKIDNGTYPTTEQGLKALVQKPETPPVPKKWRQYLEQIPKDAWGNDLIYIYPSDKHPFELKSAGPDGEAGTEDDISVWSE